Sequence from the Angustibacter luteus genome:
TTGACCGTGCCGACGCCGTGCTCGCCGGTCAACGTGCCGCCCAGCGAGAGGGCCAGCTCGACGACGGCCGCGAACGCCGCCTCGGCCCGGACGACGGCGTCGGCGTCCTTCGGGTCGAAGGTGATCAGCGGGTGCAGGTTGCCGTCACCGGCGTGCCCGACGGTGGCGATCGTCGTCCGGTGCTGCTCGGCGATCCGCTCGACCCCGCCGACCAGCTCGGCGATCCGCGGGATCGGCACCCCGACGTCCTCGATCAGGGTCGTGCCGCGGTCGAAGAAGGCCGGGAAGGCCTCGCGCCGCGCCTGCATGAACATCTCGCCCTCGTCGGGGTCGTCGGTGACGGCGACGTACGTCGCGCCCTCGCCCTGGCAGATCGCCTCGATCGCCGCCATCTCGTCGACGCTGGCGGCCCCGGCGTCGCACTGCGCGAGCAGGGTCGCACCGGCGTCGACGTCCAAACCGCGCGGCTTGAAGGCCTCGACGGCGCGCACGGTGGTGCGGTCCATCAGCTCCAGACCGGCGGGCCGCCAGGCCGCGACGATCGCGCTGACCGCGCGTCCGGCCGACTCGACGTCGGCGAACGTGGCGACCATCGTGCTGAACGGCGCGGGGGCCGGACGCAGCCGCACCGTGGCCCGGGTGATCACCCCGAGCGTGCCCTCCGACCCCACGAACAACCGCTTGAGGTCGTAGCCGGCGACGTCCTTGATGGTGCGCCCGCCGAGGCGCAGCAGGGTGCCGTCGGCCAGCACCACGTCGCAGCCGAGCACGTAGTCGGTGGTGACGCCGTACTTCACGCAGCACAGGCCACCGGCGTTGGTGGCGAGGTTGCCGCCGATCGAGCAGAACTCGAAGGACGACGGGTCCGGCGGGTACCAGAGCCCGTGCTCGCGGGCGGCGCGCTTCAGGTCGCCGTTCAGGACGCCGGCGCCGACCACGGCGAGCATCGCGGGGCCGTCGATCTCGATGTCCCGCAACGCATCCAGGCTGAGCAGCAGGCAGCCCTCGGTGGCCGTCGCCCCACCGGACAGCCCACTGCCCGCCCCGCGCGGAACCACCGGGATCCGGTGCTCGCTGGCCAGCCGCAGCACCTGCTGGACGTCGTCCGTGCACGTCGCGCGGACCAGCGCCAGCGGCCAGCCGGGCCGCACGGTGTCGGCGCGGTCGCGCCGGTACGCGTCGACGACGTCCCGGTCCACCACGAGCGCGCCCGGCGGCAGCACCGCCGCGAGCTGGTCCAGGACGTCGTCGGCCATCAGTCCAACCTAGGCCGGTCAGGCCATGTGCGGGTAGCGGTGGTCCGTCGGCGGGTCGAAGGTCTCCTTGATCGAGCGCGTCGACGTCCAGCGCATCAGGTTCTGCATCGCGCCGGCCTTGTCGTTGGTGCCGGACGCCCGCGCCCCGCCGAACGGCTGCTGGCCGACGACCGCGCCGGTCGGCTTGTCGTTGACGTAGAAGTTGCCGGCGGCGTACCGCAACCGGGACCGGGCCGAGGCGATCGCGTGCCGGTCCTGGGCGATGATCGACCCGGTGAGCGCGTACGGCGACACCGACTCCATCTGGTCCAGCACCTTGTCGTACTGAGCGTCCGCGTACACGTGCACCGACAGGATCGGGCCGAAGTACTCGGTGGTGAAGATCTGGTCGGTCGGGTCGCTCGCCTCGAGCACCGTCGGGCGGACGAAGTAGCCCTCGCTGTCGTCGTAGGTGCCACCGGCCAGGACGGTGATGCCGGACGTCGCGTGCGCCCGGTCGATCGCTGCCTTGTGCTTCGCGAACGCCCGGTCGTCGATCACCGCGCCCATGAAGTTCGACAGGTCGGTGACCGGACCCATGGTGAGCGACTCGGTGAGCTCGACGAGGTCCTTCTTCAGCGTGCGCCACAGGCTGCGCGGCACGTAGGCGCGCGAGGCGGCGGAGCACTTCTGGCCCTGGAACTCGAACGCTCCGCGGACCATGGCGATCCGCAGCACGTCCACGTCCGCGCTGGGGTGGGCCAGGATGAAGTCCTTGCCGCCGGTCTCCCCCACGATCCGCGGGTAGCTGCGGTAGCCGGCGATGTTGGCGCCGACCTGCTGCCACAGGTGCTGGAACGTCGGCGTCGAGCCGGTGAAGTGGATGCCCGCGAGGTCCGGGTCCTTCAGCACGACCTCGGAGACCGCGATGCCGTCGCCGGTCACCAGGTTGATCACTCCCGGCGGCAGGCCGGCCGCCTCGAGCAACCGCATCGTGTAGTGCGCGGCGAGCTGCTGGGTCGGCGAGGCCTTCCAGACGACCGTGTTGCCCATCAGGGCCGGCGCGGTCGGCAGGTTGGCGCCGATCGCGGTGAAGTTGAACGGCGTGATCGCGTAGACGAAGCCCTCGAGCGGGCGGTGGTCCAGCCGGTTCCAGATGCCCTTGCTGTTGGCCATCGGCTGCTCCTCGAGCAGCTGGCGACCGAACGCCACGTTGAACCGCCAGAAGTCGATGAGCTCGCAGGCGGCGTCGATCTCGGCCTGCACCACGGTCTTGGACTGGCCGAGCATGGTCGCCGCGTTCAGCGTCTGGCGCCACGGGCCGGACAGCAGCTCGGCGGCCTTGAGGAAGACCGCGGCGCGCTCGTCGTACGGCAGGTCGCGCCAGGCCGGGGCCGCCTTCTTGGCCGCCTCCACGGCGGCCCGGGCGTCGACCTGCGTCGCGTGCTTGAAGACGCCGAGGGTCTTGCGGTGCGCGTGCGGCTGGACGACGCGGGTCCGACGCCCACCGCCCATCCGCTGCTCGCCGCCGATCGTCATCGTCAGGTCGATCGACTCACCGCCCAGCTGGGCCAGCTTCGCCTCGACCTCGGCGCGCTCTGCGCTGCCCGGCGCGTAGTCCAGCACCGGCTCGTTGACGGGGGTGGGCACGGTCGTGCGCGCGTCCATGATGGGTGCTCCTCGGCTGTCTCGTCGTTG
This genomic interval carries:
- a CDS encoding FAD-binding oxidoreductase; its protein translation is MADDVLDQLAAVLPPGALVVDRDVVDAYRRDRADTVRPGWPLALVRATCTDDVQQVLRLASEHRIPVVPRGAGSGLSGGATATEGCLLLSLDALRDIEIDGPAMLAVVGAGVLNGDLKRAAREHGLWYPPDPSSFEFCSIGGNLATNAGGLCCVKYGVTTDYVLGCDVVLADGTLLRLGGRTIKDVAGYDLKRLFVGSEGTLGVITRATVRLRPAPAPFSTMVATFADVESAGRAVSAIVAAWRPAGLELMDRTTVRAVEAFKPRGLDVDAGATLLAQCDAGAASVDEMAAIEAICQGEGATYVAVTDDPDEGEMFMQARREAFPAFFDRGTTLIEDVGVPIPRIAELVGGVERIAEQHRTTIATVGHAGDGNLHPLITFDPKDADAVVRAEAAFAAVVELALSLGGTLTGEHGVGTVKAPFLAAQLGPEVLEVTRRIKDALDPLGILNPGKMFG
- the pruA gene encoding L-glutamate gamma-semialdehyde dehydrogenase; translated protein: MDARTTVPTPVNEPVLDYAPGSAERAEVEAKLAQLGGESIDLTMTIGGEQRMGGGRRTRVVQPHAHRKTLGVFKHATQVDARAAVEAAKKAAPAWRDLPYDERAAVFLKAAELLSGPWRQTLNAATMLGQSKTVVQAEIDAACELIDFWRFNVAFGRQLLEEQPMANSKGIWNRLDHRPLEGFVYAITPFNFTAIGANLPTAPALMGNTVVWKASPTQQLAAHYTMRLLEAAGLPPGVINLVTGDGIAVSEVVLKDPDLAGIHFTGSTPTFQHLWQQVGANIAGYRSYPRIVGETGGKDFILAHPSADVDVLRIAMVRGAFEFQGQKCSAASRAYVPRSLWRTLKKDLVELTESLTMGPVTDLSNFMGAVIDDRAFAKHKAAIDRAHATSGITVLAGGTYDDSEGYFVRPTVLEASDPTDQIFTTEYFGPILSVHVYADAQYDKVLDQMESVSPYALTGSIIAQDRHAIASARSRLRYAAGNFYVNDKPTGAVVGQQPFGGARASGTNDKAGAMQNLMRWTSTRSIKETFDPPTDHRYPHMA